A stretch of the Panicum virgatum strain AP13 chromosome 9N, P.virgatum_v5, whole genome shotgun sequence genome encodes the following:
- the LOC120689624 gene encoding lysine-specific demethylase JMJ706-like isoform X2 — MVVTHVEGRSYLPAEVRDGLATLKRRRLERMRLSAQNEAGDNPAVAARSGGDALRSPANCGVRLHSNNGTGLPGNVQDKDPFAKRKVEKFDMSNLEWIDKIPECPVYCPTREEFEDPIAYIQKISPEAAKYGICKIVAPVSASVPAGVVLMKEQPNFKFMTRVQPLRLAEWAEDDTVTFFMSGRKYTFRDYEKMANKVFSKKYSSASCLPARYVEEEFWREIAFGKMDFVEYACDVDGSAFSSSPHDQLGKSNWNLKNFSRLPNSVLRLLQMPIPGVTDPMLYIGMLFSMFAWHVEDHYLYSINYHHCGAFKTWYGIPGDAAPGFERVASQYVYNKDILIGDGEDAAFDVLLGKTTMFPPNVLLDHNVPVYRAVQRPGEFVITFPRSYHAGFSHGFNCGEAVNFAIGDWFPLGSMASKRYALLNRTPLLAHEELLCHSAVLLSQKLLTCDPGSLDKSEHPYSQYCMKSCFVRLMRFQRRARSLLAKMGSQICYKPKTFPNLSCSMCRRDCYITHVLCGCNFDPVCLHHEQELRSCSCKSNRVVYVREDILELEALSRKFEQDICLSKERICIGSSKEAEISDINVERVPNFGTTLDFSNRKIGISGIVTADDGKSYPAVPNLSSSAYHEVPRHSEARAINTSSVTKETYATDEISSGLDDACNGLGSCNASAVECSDNSDSESGIFRVKRRSASFDKPIDTKISNFSEQQVLRRLKKVNPEVQRASKRPEESDTCPVGSVRMSQKSLNPASDEDEREDRVPISWRIKRRQLETQNNITHGAKLSVEEFVERTRDATAEFRPKRVKIRLPSSASRQLEQQRSSGQRFARDDKLSLGCPRTF; from the exons ATGGTCGTAACGCAT GTGGAGGGTAGGAGTTATCTCCCTGCAGAGGTCAGGGATGGCCTTGCGACCCTGAAGCGGAGGAGGCTCGAGAGGATGCGTCTGAGTGCTCAGAACGAAGCGGGCGACAATCCTGCGGTAGCTGCTAGAAGCGGCGGGGATGCCTTGCGGAGCCCTGCAAACTGCGGGGTCAGATTGCATTCAAACAATGGAACAGGTTTACCTGGAAATGTCCAGGACAAGGATCCTTTTGCAAAGCGCAAGGTGGAGAAGTTTGATATGTCCAACCTTGAATGGATCGACAAGATACCAGAGTGCCCCGTGTATTGTCCCACCAGGGAGGAATTTGAGGATCCCATTGCTTATATACAGAAGATTTCGCCTGAGGCTGCAAAATATG GTATTTGCAAAATCGTGGCCCCGGTAAGTGCTTCTGTTCCTGCTGGTGTCGTGCTGATGAAGGAACAGCCCAATTTTAAGTTCATGACTAGAGTTCAGCCCCTTCGTCTAGCTGAATGGGCTGAAGATGATACAGTCACTTTCTTCATGAGTGGAAG AAAGTACACATTCAGAGACTATGAGAAAATGGCCAACAAAGTGTTCTCTAAGAAATATTCCAGCGCCAGTTGTCTCCCAGCTAGGTATGTGGAGGAGGAATTCTGGCGTGAAATTGCTTTTGGGAAAATGGATTTCGTAGAATATGCTTGTGACGTTGATGGGAGTGccttctcttcttctcctcATGATCAACTTGGGAAAAGCAATTGGAACCTCAAG AATTTTTCACGGCTTCCAAATTCTGTTCTGAGACTCCTTCAGATGCCAATTCCA GGAGTAACAGATCCAATGCTTTATATTGGGATGCTCTTCAGTATGTTTGCATGGCATGTCGAAGACCACTATTTGTACAG CATAAATTACCATCACTGTGGGGCATTTAAGACATGGTATGGAATACCTGGCGATGCGGCTCCTGGGTTTGAAAGGGTTGCTAGCCAGTATGTATATAACAAGGACATTTTGATTGGTGATGGGGAGGATGCAGCTTTTGATGTTCTACTGGGAAAGACAACAATGTTCCCTCCAAATGTCTTACTAGATCACAATGTTCCTGTATATAGAGCTGTACAAAGACCTGGGGAGTTTGTTATTACTTTCCCTCGTTCTTACCATGCGGGCTTCAGCCATG GTTTCAATTGTGGAGAGGCTGTTAACTTTGCTATTGGTGATTGGTTTCCTCTGGGTTCTATGGCTAGCAAGCGCTACGCACTTTTGAACAGAACTCCATTGCTTGCACATGAGGAGCTACTTTGTCATTCTGCTGTGCTTCTGTCCCAAAAACTGTTGACATGTGATCCGGGATCCTTGGATAAGTCAGAACATCCATACTCCCAATATTGTATGAAATCCTGCTTTGTGCGGTTGATGCGATTCCAGCGACGTGCACGTAGCCTACTTGCTAAAATGGGTTCTCAAATATGCTATAAGCCAAAAACTTTTCCAAATCTGTCCTGTAGCATGTGCCGCCGTGATTGCTATATCACACACGTGTTGTGCGGATGTAACTTTGATCCTGTCTGCTTACACCACG AGCAAGAACTCCGGAGCTGCTCTTGTAAGTCCAACCGTGTTGTCTATGTTAGAGAGGACATCCTGGAGCTAGAGGCTCTATCAAGAAAATTTGAACAGGATATCTGCTTATCCAAGGAAAGAATCTGCATTGGCTCATCTAAGGAGGCTGAGATCTCTGATATAAATGTTGAGCGTGTCCCAAATTTTGGGACTACACTGGATTTTAGCAACAGGAAAATTGGCATTTCAGGCATTGTGACAGCTGATGATGGAAAGAGTTATCCTGCAGTACCAAATTTGTCATCTTCTGCATATCATGAGGTGCCCAGGCATTCAGAAGCAAGG GCAATAAACACATCATCAGTGACCAAAGAAACTTACGCTACTGATGAGATTTCATCCGGGTTGGATGATGCTTGTAATGGACTGGGTTCATGTAATGCTTCAGCCGTGGAGTGCAGTGATAATTCTGACTCTGAATCTGGAATTTTCCGAGTCAAGCGCAGGTCCGCATCATTTGACAAACCTATTGACACAAAGATATCAAACTTTTCTGAACAGCAG GTTCTGAGGCGGCTGAAGAAGGTGAATCCTGAAGTACAACGGGCCAGTAAGCGCCCAGAAGAATCTGATACTTGTCCTGTTGGTTCTGTCCGTATGAGCCAGAAGAGCTTAAATCCTGCTTCTGATGAAGATGAAAGAGAGGACAGAGTTCCCATTTCTTGGAGAATAAAGCGGCGTCAGTTGGAAACTCAGAACAATATAACTCATGGtgcaaaactttctgtagaagaGTTTGTGGAAAGAACTAGAGATGCCACAGCAGAGTTCCGTCCGAAACGAGTGAAAATCCGGCTACCTTCTAGTGCCAGTAGACAGCTTGAGCAGCAGCGCAGTTCCGGGCAGAGATTTGCAAGGGATGACAAGTTGTCGCTTGGTTGTCCACGTACATTTTAG
- the LOC120689624 gene encoding lysine-specific demethylase JMJ706-like isoform X1 — protein sequence MVVTHVEGRSYLPAEVRDGLATLKRRRLERMRLSAQNEAGDNPAVAARSGGDALRSPANCGVRLHSNNGTGLPGNVQDKDPFAKRKVEKFDMSNLEWIDKIPECPVYCPTREEFEDPIAYIQKISPEAAKYGICKIVAPVSASVPAGVVLMKEQPNFKFMTRVQPLRLAEWAEDDTVTFFMSGRKYTFRDYEKMANKVFSKKYSSASCLPARYVEEEFWREIAFGKMDFVEYACDVDGSAFSSSPHDQLGKSNWNLKNFSRLPNSVLRLLQMPIPGVTDPMLYIGMLFSMFAWHVEDHYLYSINYHHCGAFKTWYGIPGDAAPGFERVASQYVYNKDILIGDGEDAAFDVLLGKTTMFPPNVLLDHNVPVYRAVQRPGEFVITFPRSYHAGFSHGFNCGEAVNFAIGDWFPLGSMASKRYALLNRTPLLAHEELLCHSAVLLSQKLLTCDPGSLDKSEHPYSQYCMKSCFVRLMRFQRRARSLLAKMGSQICYKPKTFPNLSCSMCRRDCYITHVLCGCNFDPVCLHHEQELRSCSCKSNRVVYVREDILELEALSRKFEQDICLSKERICIGSSKEAEISDINVERVPNFGTTLDFSNRKIGISGIVTADDGKSYPAVPNLSSSAYHEVPRHSEARVHATQTNQIYSTSNQAINTSSVTKETYATDEISSGLDDACNGLGSCNASAVECSDNSDSESGIFRVKRRSASFDKPIDTKISNFSEQQVLRRLKKVNPEVQRASKRPEESDTCPVGSVRMSQKSLNPASDEDEREDRVPISWRIKRRQLETQNNITHGAKLSVEEFVERTRDATAEFRPKRVKIRLPSSASRQLEQQRSSGQRFARDDKLSLGCPRTF from the exons ATGGTCGTAACGCAT GTGGAGGGTAGGAGTTATCTCCCTGCAGAGGTCAGGGATGGCCTTGCGACCCTGAAGCGGAGGAGGCTCGAGAGGATGCGTCTGAGTGCTCAGAACGAAGCGGGCGACAATCCTGCGGTAGCTGCTAGAAGCGGCGGGGATGCCTTGCGGAGCCCTGCAAACTGCGGGGTCAGATTGCATTCAAACAATGGAACAGGTTTACCTGGAAATGTCCAGGACAAGGATCCTTTTGCAAAGCGCAAGGTGGAGAAGTTTGATATGTCCAACCTTGAATGGATCGACAAGATACCAGAGTGCCCCGTGTATTGTCCCACCAGGGAGGAATTTGAGGATCCCATTGCTTATATACAGAAGATTTCGCCTGAGGCTGCAAAATATG GTATTTGCAAAATCGTGGCCCCGGTAAGTGCTTCTGTTCCTGCTGGTGTCGTGCTGATGAAGGAACAGCCCAATTTTAAGTTCATGACTAGAGTTCAGCCCCTTCGTCTAGCTGAATGGGCTGAAGATGATACAGTCACTTTCTTCATGAGTGGAAG AAAGTACACATTCAGAGACTATGAGAAAATGGCCAACAAAGTGTTCTCTAAGAAATATTCCAGCGCCAGTTGTCTCCCAGCTAGGTATGTGGAGGAGGAATTCTGGCGTGAAATTGCTTTTGGGAAAATGGATTTCGTAGAATATGCTTGTGACGTTGATGGGAGTGccttctcttcttctcctcATGATCAACTTGGGAAAAGCAATTGGAACCTCAAG AATTTTTCACGGCTTCCAAATTCTGTTCTGAGACTCCTTCAGATGCCAATTCCA GGAGTAACAGATCCAATGCTTTATATTGGGATGCTCTTCAGTATGTTTGCATGGCATGTCGAAGACCACTATTTGTACAG CATAAATTACCATCACTGTGGGGCATTTAAGACATGGTATGGAATACCTGGCGATGCGGCTCCTGGGTTTGAAAGGGTTGCTAGCCAGTATGTATATAACAAGGACATTTTGATTGGTGATGGGGAGGATGCAGCTTTTGATGTTCTACTGGGAAAGACAACAATGTTCCCTCCAAATGTCTTACTAGATCACAATGTTCCTGTATATAGAGCTGTACAAAGACCTGGGGAGTTTGTTATTACTTTCCCTCGTTCTTACCATGCGGGCTTCAGCCATG GTTTCAATTGTGGAGAGGCTGTTAACTTTGCTATTGGTGATTGGTTTCCTCTGGGTTCTATGGCTAGCAAGCGCTACGCACTTTTGAACAGAACTCCATTGCTTGCACATGAGGAGCTACTTTGTCATTCTGCTGTGCTTCTGTCCCAAAAACTGTTGACATGTGATCCGGGATCCTTGGATAAGTCAGAACATCCATACTCCCAATATTGTATGAAATCCTGCTTTGTGCGGTTGATGCGATTCCAGCGACGTGCACGTAGCCTACTTGCTAAAATGGGTTCTCAAATATGCTATAAGCCAAAAACTTTTCCAAATCTGTCCTGTAGCATGTGCCGCCGTGATTGCTATATCACACACGTGTTGTGCGGATGTAACTTTGATCCTGTCTGCTTACACCACG AGCAAGAACTCCGGAGCTGCTCTTGTAAGTCCAACCGTGTTGTCTATGTTAGAGAGGACATCCTGGAGCTAGAGGCTCTATCAAGAAAATTTGAACAGGATATCTGCTTATCCAAGGAAAGAATCTGCATTGGCTCATCTAAGGAGGCTGAGATCTCTGATATAAATGTTGAGCGTGTCCCAAATTTTGGGACTACACTGGATTTTAGCAACAGGAAAATTGGCATTTCAGGCATTGTGACAGCTGATGATGGAAAGAGTTATCCTGCAGTACCAAATTTGTCATCTTCTGCATATCATGAGGTGCCCAGGCATTCAGAAGCAAGG GTCCATGCCACACAAACTAACCAGATTTACTCCACTTCCAATCAGGCAATAAACACATCATCAGTGACCAAAGAAACTTACGCTACTGATGAGATTTCATCCGGGTTGGATGATGCTTGTAATGGACTGGGTTCATGTAATGCTTCAGCCGTGGAGTGCAGTGATAATTCTGACTCTGAATCTGGAATTTTCCGAGTCAAGCGCAGGTCCGCATCATTTGACAAACCTATTGACACAAAGATATCAAACTTTTCTGAACAGCAG GTTCTGAGGCGGCTGAAGAAGGTGAATCCTGAAGTACAACGGGCCAGTAAGCGCCCAGAAGAATCTGATACTTGTCCTGTTGGTTCTGTCCGTATGAGCCAGAAGAGCTTAAATCCTGCTTCTGATGAAGATGAAAGAGAGGACAGAGTTCCCATTTCTTGGAGAATAAAGCGGCGTCAGTTGGAAACTCAGAACAATATAACTCATGGtgcaaaactttctgtagaagaGTTTGTGGAAAGAACTAGAGATGCCACAGCAGAGTTCCGTCCGAAACGAGTGAAAATCCGGCTACCTTCTAGTGCCAGTAGACAGCTTGAGCAGCAGCGCAGTTCCGGGCAGAGATTTGCAAGGGATGACAAGTTGTCGCTTGGTTGTCCACGTACATTTTAG
- the LOC120689624 gene encoding lysine-specific demethylase JMJ706-like isoform X3 — protein sequence MVEGRSYLPAEVRDGLATLKRRRLERMRLSAQNEAGDNPAVAARSGGDALRSPANCGVRLHSNNGTGLPGNVQDKDPFAKRKVEKFDMSNLEWIDKIPECPVYCPTREEFEDPIAYIQKISPEAAKYGICKIVAPVSASVPAGVVLMKEQPNFKFMTRVQPLRLAEWAEDDTVTFFMSGRKYTFRDYEKMANKVFSKKYSSASCLPARYVEEEFWREIAFGKMDFVEYACDVDGSAFSSSPHDQLGKSNWNLKNFSRLPNSVLRLLQMPIPGVTDPMLYIGMLFSMFAWHVEDHYLYSINYHHCGAFKTWYGIPGDAAPGFERVASQYVYNKDILIGDGEDAAFDVLLGKTTMFPPNVLLDHNVPVYRAVQRPGEFVITFPRSYHAGFSHGFNCGEAVNFAIGDWFPLGSMASKRYALLNRTPLLAHEELLCHSAVLLSQKLLTCDPGSLDKSEHPYSQYCMKSCFVRLMRFQRRARSLLAKMGSQICYKPKTFPNLSCSMCRRDCYITHVLCGCNFDPVCLHHEQELRSCSCKSNRVVYVREDILELEALSRKFEQDICLSKERICIGSSKEAEISDINVERVPNFGTTLDFSNRKIGISGIVTADDGKSYPAVPNLSSSAYHEVPRHSEARAINTSSVTKETYATDEISSGLDDACNGLGSCNASAVECSDNSDSESGIFRVKRRSASFDKPIDTKISNFSEQQVLRRLKKVNPEVQRASKRPEESDTCPVGSVRMSQKSLNPASDEDEREDRVPISWRIKRRQLETQNNITHGAKLSVEEFVERTRDATAEFRPKRVKIRLPSSASRQLEQQRSSGQRFARDDKLSLGCPRTF from the exons ATG GTGGAGGGTAGGAGTTATCTCCCTGCAGAGGTCAGGGATGGCCTTGCGACCCTGAAGCGGAGGAGGCTCGAGAGGATGCGTCTGAGTGCTCAGAACGAAGCGGGCGACAATCCTGCGGTAGCTGCTAGAAGCGGCGGGGATGCCTTGCGGAGCCCTGCAAACTGCGGGGTCAGATTGCATTCAAACAATGGAACAGGTTTACCTGGAAATGTCCAGGACAAGGATCCTTTTGCAAAGCGCAAGGTGGAGAAGTTTGATATGTCCAACCTTGAATGGATCGACAAGATACCAGAGTGCCCCGTGTATTGTCCCACCAGGGAGGAATTTGAGGATCCCATTGCTTATATACAGAAGATTTCGCCTGAGGCTGCAAAATATG GTATTTGCAAAATCGTGGCCCCGGTAAGTGCTTCTGTTCCTGCTGGTGTCGTGCTGATGAAGGAACAGCCCAATTTTAAGTTCATGACTAGAGTTCAGCCCCTTCGTCTAGCTGAATGGGCTGAAGATGATACAGTCACTTTCTTCATGAGTGGAAG AAAGTACACATTCAGAGACTATGAGAAAATGGCCAACAAAGTGTTCTCTAAGAAATATTCCAGCGCCAGTTGTCTCCCAGCTAGGTATGTGGAGGAGGAATTCTGGCGTGAAATTGCTTTTGGGAAAATGGATTTCGTAGAATATGCTTGTGACGTTGATGGGAGTGccttctcttcttctcctcATGATCAACTTGGGAAAAGCAATTGGAACCTCAAG AATTTTTCACGGCTTCCAAATTCTGTTCTGAGACTCCTTCAGATGCCAATTCCA GGAGTAACAGATCCAATGCTTTATATTGGGATGCTCTTCAGTATGTTTGCATGGCATGTCGAAGACCACTATTTGTACAG CATAAATTACCATCACTGTGGGGCATTTAAGACATGGTATGGAATACCTGGCGATGCGGCTCCTGGGTTTGAAAGGGTTGCTAGCCAGTATGTATATAACAAGGACATTTTGATTGGTGATGGGGAGGATGCAGCTTTTGATGTTCTACTGGGAAAGACAACAATGTTCCCTCCAAATGTCTTACTAGATCACAATGTTCCTGTATATAGAGCTGTACAAAGACCTGGGGAGTTTGTTATTACTTTCCCTCGTTCTTACCATGCGGGCTTCAGCCATG GTTTCAATTGTGGAGAGGCTGTTAACTTTGCTATTGGTGATTGGTTTCCTCTGGGTTCTATGGCTAGCAAGCGCTACGCACTTTTGAACAGAACTCCATTGCTTGCACATGAGGAGCTACTTTGTCATTCTGCTGTGCTTCTGTCCCAAAAACTGTTGACATGTGATCCGGGATCCTTGGATAAGTCAGAACATCCATACTCCCAATATTGTATGAAATCCTGCTTTGTGCGGTTGATGCGATTCCAGCGACGTGCACGTAGCCTACTTGCTAAAATGGGTTCTCAAATATGCTATAAGCCAAAAACTTTTCCAAATCTGTCCTGTAGCATGTGCCGCCGTGATTGCTATATCACACACGTGTTGTGCGGATGTAACTTTGATCCTGTCTGCTTACACCACG AGCAAGAACTCCGGAGCTGCTCTTGTAAGTCCAACCGTGTTGTCTATGTTAGAGAGGACATCCTGGAGCTAGAGGCTCTATCAAGAAAATTTGAACAGGATATCTGCTTATCCAAGGAAAGAATCTGCATTGGCTCATCTAAGGAGGCTGAGATCTCTGATATAAATGTTGAGCGTGTCCCAAATTTTGGGACTACACTGGATTTTAGCAACAGGAAAATTGGCATTTCAGGCATTGTGACAGCTGATGATGGAAAGAGTTATCCTGCAGTACCAAATTTGTCATCTTCTGCATATCATGAGGTGCCCAGGCATTCAGAAGCAAGG GCAATAAACACATCATCAGTGACCAAAGAAACTTACGCTACTGATGAGATTTCATCCGGGTTGGATGATGCTTGTAATGGACTGGGTTCATGTAATGCTTCAGCCGTGGAGTGCAGTGATAATTCTGACTCTGAATCTGGAATTTTCCGAGTCAAGCGCAGGTCCGCATCATTTGACAAACCTATTGACACAAAGATATCAAACTTTTCTGAACAGCAG GTTCTGAGGCGGCTGAAGAAGGTGAATCCTGAAGTACAACGGGCCAGTAAGCGCCCAGAAGAATCTGATACTTGTCCTGTTGGTTCTGTCCGTATGAGCCAGAAGAGCTTAAATCCTGCTTCTGATGAAGATGAAAGAGAGGACAGAGTTCCCATTTCTTGGAGAATAAAGCGGCGTCAGTTGGAAACTCAGAACAATATAACTCATGGtgcaaaactttctgtagaagaGTTTGTGGAAAGAACTAGAGATGCCACAGCAGAGTTCCGTCCGAAACGAGTGAAAATCCGGCTACCTTCTAGTGCCAGTAGACAGCTTGAGCAGCAGCGCAGTTCCGGGCAGAGATTTGCAAGGGATGACAAGTTGTCGCTTGGTTGTCCACGTACATTTTAG